The following nucleotide sequence is from Leptodactylus fuscus isolate aLepFus1 chromosome 10, aLepFus1.hap2, whole genome shotgun sequence.
TTTCTTACACtgcttaggctatattcacacctgCAGGTTATGTTTagattttttaatgcatttttttcatttaacATTAGGATTATAACAAAGAAGTTTAAAGGATAATCtctactattttttttaattactcgTTTTTGGCTTCAAAACCTGCATCGTAAAATCTGATGGAAACCTGTGTGTGTGAATACCTTTTTATACGTCATAAAGATAATTTATGGAAATAAGGCCACTTTGTTTATCCTACATTATAAGTTAATGTACATGAAAACATTGCAGTAGTAGATATTCCCAATGAGCTGATCAGTGCTTGCCATAGATCTTTAGAACATCTCCAGGACTCGCTGTGATCATATCCATTGTTATCAGCTATTTGATGCAATGATCTCATCCTGCAGTAGTTGACGGACTCTTTTTCCTTTCTTTGCAGTGGTTACTACTTCTTTCTtcacaagctctgtaaagcatcAGTCATGCCTGCCCGTGGTGGTATCTATTACACTCTGCCAGTGGCTCTGCCATCACCCATCATTGAAGAGCCCAAAGACCTATGGGTTGGCCAGTGTGTGGACCTATCTGAAAGATGCTCCAGTCTTCCCAATTCAGACTGTGAATCCCTTACAAGTAGCGGCTCTTTCTCGGAACGTGGTAGGTATTGCCTATATTCAGGTTACTACCTGTATCCATAGTATTTGCCTGGTTTTGAATTGTTGCCAATGAAGACTAATGTATATCCTCTTCTTCCATTACAGACTTTAAGGATTTTGATGACTTGGATAACATTTCCATACCAGACTCCGAGCTCCTCTGTGACCCAGAAGGAGAAGAGCTATGTCCTAGTCTTCTTAAAAGAATAAAAAGAAGCCTGAATAAAGCGAATATTAACTCCTTGAGATGTTCCAAACTCCTCCTCCCTGATGATCTCCTTTACCATTTGGGCCAAGAACTGAAGCACCTGGCCTTCAGCGAGCCTTGTGGGCTCAGGGGTGCACTTATTGATCTGTGTGTGGAGAATGGCAAGGACTGTCACACTGTGACCGAGCTAGCTGTCGATCCATGTGTAGTCCCGACCTTCCAGCTGACCATCCTTTTTAAGCTGGACTCTAGGTTATGGCCTAGGATTCAGGGTCTCTTCAGCACCAAGCCAGTCCCTGGGTCTGGGCATTCACTCAAGCTCAGCCCTGGCTTCAAGGTTCTTAAGAGGAAACTGTATAGTTCTGAAGAATTGATTCTTGAAGAATGTTGAAATTTTatgagtggggaaaaaaaaattgaatgagatGTCTGTATCATGGGCTACTGCAATCACATGAATGGTTAATGGGGTATTGTACAATTGCTGACTGGGGTGCCTTGAAAGGTGATTTGTTCTGTTTTATTGTTTTACAGTATTTTACACGTGTCTTTATTTCTGTTTGTCGTTTAACCCCTGTGTTGCCAGATTCCTGCCAATTTTTGTCTGGCACCATACGGGTTTACTTATTCACTGCCAAGTTTCGTGAACGCCATTTCGTGTGCATGGATTACTGCACTGATGATGAAAAGATCATGTACATGGTGACGTTTCTTTCTTAATCTAAGGTTTTGCACACATAGTAGTGACTACACTTGCAGTGGTCTATACATGAGTATTGAAGTTTAGCATTATGTGCACTAGAGAatactacattttttttcttagtatGCTTTGGCAGCTGGTCTGCCCTACAGGTAGTTTGCTTTACCTCTTATAGAGGATGAAATGTTAGAAAAACTGAAAAGTCGAAGTACAATTTCCTTTTGGGACCAAGTGTGGGCTTCTTGTTCCCCTCACTACTGATTCATCGGCAGCTAGAAGAGATTCTGTAATGTAGCTCTACTGCAGTTAACAGTATGTGGAAAGCACTAGTATTCATttcaattgtgtttgtattctgaCCTGCTGCTTCAATAAGgtttacaaaaatatatatatacacttgatGTTCAAGTACCAATCCACACAATGtgcctttttttacttttttaataaaCCATAAGAAAATAATACCACTGTGTCCTTGTCTTTCTACTTGATGGGTTTATATAATAAATCCTttgtatgaatattttttttttttttttaattggcctgGTATAAAATTGGTGAGGTCACATGCTGATTCTGTGCAAGCTCATGGTTAATATTGACACCTTCACACTAACTACAATGGTATCAATATCTCCTATTGACACGTACATGTCATTACAATCACACCAGTAACTACAAGTGTCTCGCAAGCTATCTGCATTTTTCTACAGTCTATGATCAGATTCTGGGACTGTTCTATTACTGACCCACAATCCTGGTCCTGTTGTACAGCCCAAAACCTATTTGATACAACATAACTATGAACTCCAGTATGATGCCCTCTAGTCTTGTGTAACTATTACCAGCATGCCTGATCAGTTTGGTCACTatataaagtggttttctgggacttaaatattgatcacctatcctgagCTGTTTACTGCTCAAGTGAATTGGgtctgtgctgcaataccaaacgCAGCCACAATGCaaagtatggcgctgtgcttggtattaagtGAAGAGGCCGAGGTGCTTAACTGAAATCTGCGGTCTCCTCAAATAGCTGAGCTGATAGTGATGCTCTAGCTTAAAGTTGGGTCATCATTCTTACATAACACCTTTATGTTGAGGCCGCACATTATGGAAAGGCTGCCTTTTCTTTTAcagatttttgctgcatttttattttcaaaccagagtggcttcaaaaagagcggtaaatattaaaagttctaagctgcaataccacatgcaACCTGTTTATGAcagaggcagccatgtttttctaatccacgATAACCATTTCGGATATGATGTCCGAATCATCTCTAGCTGCTGACTTGCTACAGTAGCAGTGAAATAGATGGGGCTTTGAGGGAGTCTGTTGCAGATTCCAGCAAATCAATCCAGTCTGCAGGTAGGTTACGGTCACTTGAATGAAACTGCGTTTTCCCCGCCATTCCCAAAATACGGTCATTATGCAAAAGAGCTCTTTGGAACATCTGCAATGTCCTTATTCCTCCaaggaactcatttacatatatctaATACATGGGGCGGAAACACTGATTCAGGAGACCCCGTGCAACAAATTGATGCTTACACTTTCTCTGATGAGAAAACCGATGGCATACAGAAGTGACATCAGATTTCTTCTCTAATTCAATTAGGTAAAACAGATCCTAATCCGATCCTATAACATATTCCAAAACTATTATATCATGAAATCGAAGGTAGTATGAGAAGGACTCAGACATACAGCACATTGATTCCCAGGTAGCTGAGTGACTTCACCACCATAGGATCACGTTAGTACTTCCATCGTATAACCAGCTTTGTTCTCTTAATTAGGACAGTGCAATTATTTACAGTACAAAGGTAATTACCACGTGAATAAATCCTAGTCTCCCTTATAGACAGTATAGCATCAGTGAACCAGTTATCTAAGAATCTGCATCAACTACTCATTAAAATCACTAAGCACTGGAATTAGAAAGTGCGACATTGCTTGACAGAATGTTCCTCAGGACGGTTTGTTTCTATGAAGTATCCTTCAGTTATTACTCCTGTCATAGCTATGGGATTTATCATACATGTGACTGTCAATAGCAGATTACTTTTCTTTAACTTGCAGGCATGTTTATTGTGCTGGATACCTTACACCATGCAGGCTGTGCTATAATAGTGGTCTCCAAGCCATACCCTGAATAACTATAGTTTCCTTgcccaaaaaatagcaatacaCATAAGACTAAGATCTACCGAAGCAAACAATTCCATTGGAGGTGGCTGACCATGTAATTTGTATTAGATCCAATGTGTATATATTGGGGGAAATGgatcaggatatatatatatatatatatatatatatatatatatatatatatatatatatatatatattatatatatatatatattatatataatggatCAGgattgatatatacatatatatatataataaaaatagcaGCCACCTACTATTGAGAACACGTACGCCTGTGCTAGGTTCTCGTTAGAATTTGGGAttccgtctttcaggtccacTTCGGGACCtgaaaacggaaaccctatccagTCAGGAAGCGGTTACatggcaaaaaaatgctgcgttttacaatacctggaaaggaaaactgcagaaaaaaatatgtgaTGCGTCtccactgtgattttttttctgtagcattttttaGCTGAGTTAAAAAATGAGCTTGaaccttagcttaaaggggttttctgagagaTAAATAGTGAGACCTATTTTACAAAATAGTTCGCTAATATCCGATTGATCAGGGTTTGACCCAGAACCCATCAGCTGTTCAAAGAGCCTGCAGCACTTGAATGAGCATTGCAGCTTCTCCTACTTGGAGAAGAGGAGTCAACTGTGGAGATCGCGGTTCAATAGaagtccagctgtcaccaaatgaggggaagatgaaaccccatgaactgttataccccattacCACCCCCactaatcacccatccacccctGGACATCCCATTACTGCCACCTCCAATCAACCATCCACCCCCATATGTCCCAACTCCCCCCGCCCCCGCCATACCAACCACTCTCTTTACTATATTCAGACATACCAATGAAGCTCTTTCTGATTTGATTTAATTTGatttgatgagaagaggaaactctacatcctactgggataagaggagtccactgtggagatcgctgcccaatatgtgtccacttgccaccaaatgaggggaagatgagaccccaaggactattatacccaaGTCACCCACCCAttcacccatccatccatcctacaATTACAtcgataccaaatttgtatagtgttttttttttcagttttactgTTTTTGCTAGGTAAAAACCTTTTttgtaataatatttttttttttgtatcacttTTTTCCAAAACCCATAAGTGAATTAATTTTGGTTACAGATTTGTGTGAGGGTTTCCTGACATATTTCTTGATTCCCTTTTTGGCAACATGACAATTTTTAGCTggttttttttacaactttttgttGGTGGTTGACAGACAAAAAAATGGCAATTCTGGCTTtgcttttgtagatttttttttttttacgccattCACTGTGCAGGGAAAATAATATTACAGTTGCATTGCTCAGGTGAATATGAACAAGGCAATGCTCGATATGTCTGTTAtgttttttggtggctttttttagTATCTAACCCCTTAGGAACACATAATGTACCTGAATATGATGGTGTCACTAAGGAAGTATAGAGAGGGCTCAGCAGCTGAGTCCTCTCTATACCCAGCAGGTATCGGCGGTATTATACAGCAGGCACATGCTACTAACAGCTGTGATTTGTGCCTGTACCAATCGCAACTGTAAACCCTTTAGATGCTTTGGTCAATTGAGACTAATGTGCCTAAACAGCagctaaaactatataaatttggtatcactttgATCATACTGACCAACAGAATTCTGTAATGTgtaatttttaccacacagtgaacaccgtaagaaaattatgcaattttttttccaattctgctCCATTCTGAATTCCAGCTTACCAGAACAGCATATGGAAAgattaaatggtaccactataaaggacaatttgttctgcaaaaaaataaactgCATTTGACTCTGGCAACccccaaaataaaaaagttatagctttcggaaagtggagaggaaaaaaaatggaatgcAAAGTCAGAAAATTGATGTGGCTTAATAAACATTGGTAGATGGGAAATTAATGTTttgttatgtgtgtatatataatgttttgtcatgtgtatatatatatatatatatatatatatacatacatatatatatttatttattatttatttttatatatactttttttttttttacaaagctttatttaaattgtTTATAATATTTCCTCTTCCCAAGGGGACTTGAATTTGCAACCTTCTGGTTACATTGTAGTATACTGCCTGTCATATTCTGATGGTGTGGTCTAATAGGGACATATTGAAGGCAAGCCTGGGGGCATTCATTAGGCCCTTGTCTGCCAGTTAAAACAATAGGACCTCTATGAACAAACATCTGATCTCTGGGGGGGGGTCTCAGGGATGATGTCTAAAGAAGGGAGCGCACCCCCCCAAAAACTACCGTATTTAAACaccagcatctaaggggttaaatgactgGGATTGGCAGCATTTTGATCCTGGGCATTAGGAGCAGGTGTCTGGCTGTGAATACACAGCTTggctgtcaggatttgaaccagtGTCTTGCGGTTCTCCTGGTCGGTTCTGTGTTTCATGGCTATTTGCCCAGTTATTGCAACTCTGTCCTGTTTACTCAAATGAAACTGAACTGCACAAAGGCCATATGGCCAAATGGTCGCTCACTGAAGCACCACTGACACTCTGAATAGCTAGCTGAGGGTCTCTTGCTATTGATAACCTGGGAGATCCATGATGACCTGTTAGTCCTGGCAATGGCCTTAGAAATAGAGGGATTTGTTATTAACAATAGAATTTTGGAAACCATTTTATTGCATTACAGAGTTCCATGAATGATGTTCCGTGATACATAATAGTGCTGTATCCTATAGCAACAACATACCAGCTATTAACACCGTGCTGGTAAATGGGCCTGCCCACGTATAGAATTCCATGTGGAACAGCTGAGGTTTCAGAAGTTCCTTTTGGCGTTCCTCGTGAGCCTTAAGATTGCTGTTGGATCCTTTCCATTCTACAAGCAAAGATGTAACCCAAGCTATCCCATCCACAACATTTGTACAAAC
It contains:
- the DDIT4 gene encoding DNA damage-inducible transcript 4 protein, whose product is MPARGGIYYTLPVALPSPIIEEPKDLWVGQCVDLSERCSSLPNSDCESLTSSGSFSERDFKDFDDLDNISIPDSELLCDPEGEELCPSLLKRIKRSLNKANINSLRCSKLLLPDDLLYHLGQELKHLAFSEPCGLRGALIDLCVENGKDCHTVTELAVDPCVVPTFQLTILFKLDSRLWPRIQGLFSTKPVPGSGHSLKLSPGFKVLKRKLYSSEELILEEC